In a genomic window of Streptomyces pristinaespiralis:
- a CDS encoding HesB/IscA family protein produces the protein MSVSDETTTVSDGILLSDAAAAKVKALLDQEGRDDLALRVAVQPGGCSGLRYQLFFDERSLDGDVVKDFDGVKVVTDRMSAPYLGGASIDFVDTIEKQGFTIDNPNATGSCACGDSFS, from the coding sequence ATGTCCGTATCGGACGAGACCACCACCGTGAGCGACGGCATCCTCCTGTCCGACGCCGCCGCCGCCAAGGTCAAGGCCCTGCTGGACCAGGAAGGCCGGGACGACCTGGCGCTGCGCGTCGCGGTTCAGCCCGGTGGCTGCTCCGGCCTGCGTTACCAGCTGTTCTTCGACGAGCGTTCCCTCGACGGCGACGTCGTGAAGGACTTCGACGGTGTCAAGGTCGTCACCGACCGTATGAGCGCCCCGTACCTGGGCGGCGCCTCCATCGACTTCGTCGACACCATCGAGAAGCAGGGCTTCACCATCGACAACCCGAACGCCACGGGTTCCTGCGCCTGCGGCGACTCGTTCAGCTAA
- a CDS encoding carbohydrate kinase family protein, whose product MRIAVTGSIATDHLMTFPGRFADQLVADQLHTVSLSFLVDTLDVRRGGVGANICFGMGQLGTGPILVGAAGSDFDEYRAWLDRHGVDTASVRISEVLHTARFVCTTDADHNQIGSFYTGAMSEARQIELQSVADRVGGLDLVLIGADDPEAMLRHTEECRSRGIPFAADFSQQIARMNGDEIRILLDGAAYLFSNEYEKGLIESKTGWTDEEILGKVGHRVTTLGSRGVRIESAGEDPIEVGCPDEEAKVDPTGVGDAFRAGFLSGLSWGVGLERAAQVGCMLATLVIETLGTQEYTLRRAHFMERFTKAYGDEAATEVREHLS is encoded by the coding sequence GTGCGTATCGCAGTCACCGGCTCCATCGCCACCGACCATCTCATGACCTTCCCCGGCCGCTTCGCCGACCAGTTGGTCGCGGACCAGCTGCACACGGTCTCCCTCTCCTTCCTCGTCGACACGCTCGACGTACGCAGGGGCGGTGTCGGGGCGAACATCTGCTTCGGCATGGGTCAGCTCGGCACCGGCCCGATCCTCGTCGGCGCGGCGGGCTCGGACTTCGACGAGTACCGCGCCTGGCTCGACCGCCACGGCGTGGACACGGCGTCCGTCCGCATCTCGGAGGTCCTGCACACCGCCCGCTTCGTGTGCACCACCGACGCCGACCACAACCAGATCGGCTCCTTCTACACCGGGGCGATGAGCGAGGCCCGCCAGATCGAACTCCAGTCGGTCGCGGACCGCGTGGGCGGCCTCGACCTCGTCCTGATCGGCGCGGACGACCCCGAGGCGATGCTGCGCCACACCGAGGAGTGCCGCTCGCGCGGCATCCCCTTCGCCGCGGACTTCTCGCAGCAGATCGCCCGGATGAACGGCGACGAGATCCGGATACTGCTGGACGGCGCGGCGTACCTCTTCTCCAACGAGTACGAGAAGGGCCTCATCGAGTCCAAGACCGGCTGGACCGACGAGGAGATCCTCGGCAAGGTCGGCCACCGGGTCACCACGCTCGGCTCGCGCGGCGTCCGCATCGAGTCCGCGGGCGAGGACCCGATCGAGGTCGGCTGCCCCGACGAGGAGGCCAAGGTCGACCCCACCGGCGTCGGCGACGCGTTCCGCGCGGGCTTCCTCTCCGGCCTCTCGTGGGGCGTCGGCCTGGAGCGAGCGGCGCAGGTGGGCTGCATGCTGGCGACGCTGGTGATCGAGACGCTCGGCACGCAGGAGTACACACTGCGCCGGGCGCACTTCATGGAGCGCTTCACGAAGGCGTACGGGGACGAGGCGGCGACGGAGGTCCGCGAGCACCTGTCCTGA
- a CDS encoding cysteine desulfurase/sulfurtransferase TusA family protein, whose protein sequence is MPYFDAASAAPLHPVARRALQASLDEGWADPARLYREGRRARLLLDAAREAAADAVGCRPDELVFTPSGTHAVHAGVSGALAGRRRVGRRLVVSAVEHSAVLHAAEAWEAAGGSVTEVGVDRHGAVAPEAYTAELGGTTALACLQSANHEVGTEQPVREVAEACRSLGVPLLVDAAQSLAWGPVEGDWSLLTASAHKWGGPSGVGLLAVRKGVRFARQGPADERESGRSAGFQNIPAIVAAAASLRAVRAEAATEAARLRALVDRIRARVPELVPDVEVVGDPVRRLPHVVTFSCLYVDGETLLHELDRAGFSVSSGSSCTSSTLIPSHVLKAMGVLSEGNVRVSLPPFDTSEKDVDRFLAVLPGLVAGVRERFGAPASAAEAEGAAARAEASGAPEASASSDASDAAGSLVLDTLGRRCPIPVIELAKVIGEVPVGNTVTVLSDDEAARLDIPAWCGMRGQEYVGERGAEAGVAYVVRRLR, encoded by the coding sequence GTGCCCTATTTCGACGCCGCCTCCGCCGCTCCGCTGCATCCCGTCGCCCGCCGGGCTCTGCAGGCCTCCCTCGACGAGGGCTGGGCCGACCCCGCCCGGCTGTACCGCGAGGGCCGCCGTGCCCGGCTGCTCCTCGATGCTGCCAGGGAGGCCGCGGCGGACGCCGTCGGCTGCCGCCCCGACGAACTCGTGTTCACTCCTTCGGGGACGCATGCCGTCCACGCCGGCGTCTCCGGGGCCCTCGCGGGGCGTCGGCGTGTCGGCCGGCGGCTCGTCGTCTCCGCCGTCGAACACTCCGCCGTGCTCCACGCGGCAGAGGCGTGGGAGGCCGCCGGCGGCTCGGTGACGGAGGTCGGCGTCGACCGGCACGGAGCCGTCGCACCGGAGGCGTACACCGCCGAACTCGGCGGGACCACCGCCCTGGCCTGCCTGCAGTCCGCCAACCACGAGGTCGGCACCGAGCAGCCCGTGCGGGAAGTGGCCGAGGCGTGCCGGTCCCTGGGCGTGCCGCTCCTGGTGGACGCGGCGCAGTCGCTCGCCTGGGGGCCCGTGGAAGGGGACTGGTCGCTGCTCACCGCGAGCGCCCACAAATGGGGCGGCCCGTCGGGGGTCGGCCTGCTCGCCGTGCGCAAGGGCGTCCGCTTCGCCCGGCAAGGCCCCGCCGACGAGCGGGAGTCGGGCCGTTCCGCCGGCTTCCAGAACATCCCCGCGATCGTGGCGGCGGCCGCCTCGCTCCGGGCCGTCCGCGCCGAGGCCGCGACGGAGGCGGCCCGGCTGCGGGCCCTGGTGGACCGGATCCGCGCGCGGGTGCCGGAGCTGGTGCCCGACGTGGAGGTGGTCGGCGATCCGGTGCGGCGACTGCCGCACGTGGTGACCTTCTCCTGTCTCTATGTCGACGGGGAGACCCTGCTGCACGAACTGGACCGGGCCGGCTTCTCCGTCTCCTCCGGCTCGTCCTGCACGAGCAGCACGCTGATCCCGAGCCATGTGCTGAAGGCGATGGGCGTCCTGTCGGAGGGCAACGTACGTGTGTCGCTGCCGCCGTTCGACACCTCGGAGAAGGACGTGGACCGCTTCCTTGCGGTGCTGCCGGGGCTGGTGGCGGGGGTACGGGAGCGGTTCGGCGCGCCGGCGTCCGCAGCCGAGGCCGAGGGGGCCGCGGCGCGGGCGGAGGCGTCCGGGGCGCCGGAGGCGTCCGCGTCCTCGGACGCTTCGGATGCGGCCGGGTCGCTGGTGCTGGACACCCTCGGGCGGCGGTGCCCGATCCCCGTGATCGAACTGGCGAAGGTCATCGGCGAGGTGCCGGTCGGTAACACGGTGACGGTGCTCTCCGACGACGAGGCGGCGCGGCTGGACATCCCGGCGTGGTGCGGGATGCGGGGGCAGGAGTACGTGGGGGAACGGGGGGCGGAGGCGGGGGTGGCGTACGTGGTGCGGCGACTGCGCTGA
- the ctaC gene encoding aa3-type cytochrome oxidase subunit II, with amino-acid sequence MSPNGSDRSSRRPMRRKLPQVLTAGLILATASGCSYNWEDFPRLGMPTPVTEEAPRILSLWQGSWAAALATGVLVWGLILWSVFFHRRSRTKVEIPPQTRYNMPIEALYTVVPIIIVSVFFYFTARDESKLLELSDKPAHTINVVGYQWSWGFNYLEDVDGDPATGDAAADKELKAIPDKYTNDFPAGAEGVYDAGIPGTRNPQNGNPGPTLWLPKGEKVRFVLTSRDVIHSFWVVPFLMKQDVIPGHTNVFEVTPNREGTFMGKCAELCGVDHSRMLFNVKVVSPERYQQHLKELAEKGQTGFIPSGIEQTDPARNAEKNQL; translated from the coding sequence GTGAGTCCCAACGGCTCCGACCGCTCGTCGCGGCGCCCGATGCGGCGGAAGCTGCCGCAGGTGCTGACTGCGGGCCTGATCCTGGCTACCGCCTCCGGTTGCTCATACAACTGGGAGGATTTTCCCCGCCTTGGAATGCCCACCCCCGTCACGGAGGAGGCGCCGCGGATCCTCTCCCTCTGGCAGGGCTCGTGGGCGGCTGCGCTCGCCACGGGCGTGCTGGTGTGGGGCCTGATCCTGTGGAGCGTGTTCTTCCACCGGCGCAGCCGCACCAAGGTGGAGATCCCTCCGCAGACCCGGTACAACATGCCCATAGAGGCGCTGTACACCGTGGTTCCGATCATCATCGTGTCGGTCTTCTTCTACTTCACCGCGCGTGACGAGTCGAAGCTCCTCGAGCTCTCCGACAAGCCCGCCCACACCATCAACGTGGTCGGCTACCAGTGGAGCTGGGGCTTCAACTACCTCGAGGACGTGGACGGGGACCCGGCCACCGGGGACGCGGCCGCGGACAAGGAACTGAAGGCGATCCCGGACAAGTACACCAATGACTTCCCGGCGGGTGCGGAGGGCGTCTACGACGCCGGTATTCCCGGCACCCGGAACCCGCAGAACGGCAACCCGGGCCCCACGCTGTGGCTGCCCAAGGGCGAGAAGGTCCGGTTCGTCCTGACCTCGCGTGACGTCATCCACTCCTTCTGGGTGGTCCCCTTCCTCATGAAGCAGGACGTCATCCCCGGCCACACCAATGTCTTCGAGGTGACCCCCAACCGTGAGGGCACCTTCATGGGCAAGTGCGCCGAACTCTGCGGCGTCGACCATTCGCGGATGCTCTTCAACGTCAAGGTCGTCTCCCCGGAGCGCTACCAGCAGCATCTGAAGGAGCTTGCCGAGAAGGGGCAGACCGGCTTCATCCCGTCTGGCATCGAGCAGACGGACCCGGCCAGGAATGCGGAGAAGAACCAACTGTGA
- the ctaD gene encoding aa3-type cytochrome oxidase subunit I — MSILNESQGAAVADEDSYENELPVRRKQPGNVVVKWLTTTDHKTIGTLYLVTSFVFFCIGGLMALFMRAELARPGTQIMSNEQFNQAFTMHGTIMLLMFATPLFAGFANWIMPLQIGAPDVAFPRLNMFAYWLYLFGSLIAVAGFLTPQGAADFGWFAYSPLSDAVRSPGVGADMWIMGLAFSGFGTILGSVNFITTIICMRAPGMTMFRMPIFTWNVLLTGVLVLLAFPVLAAALFALEADRKFGAHIFDASNGGALLWQHLFWFFGHPEVYIIALPFFGIVSEIIPVFSRKPMFGYIGLIGATIAIAGLSVTVWAHHMYVTGGVLLPFFSFMTFLIAVPTGVKFFNWIGTMWKGSLSFETPMLWTIGFLVTFTFGGLTGVILASPPLDFHVSDSYFVVAHFHYVVFGTVVFAMFAGFHYWWPKFTGKMLDERLGKITFWTLFIGFHGTFLVQHWLGAEGMPRRYADYLAADGFTALNTISTIASFLLGLSILPFMYNVWKTAKYGKKIEVDDPWGYGRSLEWATSCPPPRHNFLTLPRIRSESPAFDLHHPEIAALDQLEDGGHGAPVAAVGKEESK, encoded by the coding sequence GTGAGCATCCTCAACGAATCCCAGGGTGCCGCCGTGGCGGACGAAGACTCGTACGAGAACGAGCTGCCGGTACGGCGCAAGCAGCCCGGCAACGTCGTCGTGAAGTGGCTGACGACCACCGACCACAAGACGATCGGCACGCTCTACCTCGTCACCTCGTTCGTGTTCTTCTGCATCGGTGGCCTGATGGCGCTCTTCATGCGCGCCGAGCTGGCCCGGCCGGGCACGCAGATCATGTCGAACGAGCAGTTCAACCAGGCGTTCACGATGCACGGCACGATCATGCTGCTGATGTTCGCGACGCCGCTGTTCGCCGGTTTCGCGAACTGGATCATGCCGCTGCAGATCGGCGCGCCGGACGTGGCCTTCCCGCGTCTGAACATGTTCGCGTACTGGCTGTACCTCTTCGGCTCGCTGATCGCGGTCGCCGGCTTCCTCACCCCGCAGGGTGCGGCCGACTTCGGCTGGTTCGCCTACTCCCCGCTGTCGGACGCGGTCCGTTCGCCGGGTGTCGGCGCCGACATGTGGATCATGGGTCTGGCCTTCTCCGGCTTCGGCACGATCCTCGGCTCGGTCAACTTCATCACCACGATCATCTGCATGCGCGCTCCCGGCATGACGATGTTCCGGATGCCGATCTTCACCTGGAACGTGCTGCTGACCGGTGTGCTGGTCCTGCTCGCCTTCCCGGTCCTGGCGGCCGCGCTGTTCGCCCTGGAGGCGGACCGCAAGTTCGGCGCCCACATCTTCGACGCCTCCAACGGCGGCGCGTTGCTGTGGCAGCACCTCTTCTGGTTCTTCGGCCATCCAGAGGTGTACATCATCGCCCTGCCGTTCTTCGGCATCGTCTCGGAGATCATTCCGGTCTTCTCCCGTAAGCCGATGTTCGGTTACATCGGTCTCATCGGTGCGACGATCGCGATCGCCGGTCTGTCCGTGACGGTGTGGGCCCACCACATGTACGTCACAGGCGGCGTGCTGTTGCCGTTCTTCTCGTTCATGACGTTCCTCATCGCGGTACCGACCGGTGTGAAGTTCTTCAACTGGATCGGCACGATGTGGAAGGGGTCGTTGTCGTTCGAGACACCGATGCTGTGGACCATCGGCTTCCTGGTCACCTTCACCTTCGGTGGCCTCACCGGTGTCATCCTCGCGTCGCCGCCGCTGGACTTCCACGTCTCCGACTCGTACTTCGTCGTCGCGCACTTCCACTACGTCGTCTTCGGCACCGTGGTCTTCGCGATGTTCGCCGGATTCCACTACTGGTGGCCGAAGTTCACGGGCAAGATGCTGGACGAGCGGCTCGGCAAGATCACCTTCTGGACGCTGTTCATCGGCTTCCACGGCACCTTCCTGGTGCAGCACTGGCTGGGAGCCGAGGGCATGCCCCGCCGGTACGCGGACTACCTCGCGGCCGACGGCTTCACCGCCCTGAACACGATCTCGACGATCGCGTCGTTCCTGCTCGGCCTGTCGATCCTCCCCTTCATGTACAACGTCTGGAAGACGGCGAAGTACGGCAAGAAGATCGAGGTCGACGACCCGTGGGGCTACGGCCGCTCGCTCGAGTGGGCGACCTCCTGCCCGCCGCCGCGGCACAACTTCCTCACCCTGCCGCGCATCCGCAGTGAATCGCCCGCGTTCGACCTGCACCACCCGGAGATCGCGGCTCTCGACCAGCTCGAGGACGGCGGCCACGGTGCCCCGGTGGCGGCCGTCGGCAAGGAGGAGAGCAAGTGA
- a CDS encoding cytochrome c oxidase subunit 4, translating into MKIQGKMFLWLSVFILAVAILYGVWSKEPAGTTALFLAFGLSVMIGYYLAFTARRVDAMAQDNKEADVADEAGEVGFFSPHSWQPLALGIGGALAFLGVALGWWLLYFSLPVILVGLFGWVFEYYRGESQNQ; encoded by the coding sequence GTGAAGATCCAGGGCAAGATGTTCCTCTGGCTGAGCGTCTTCATCCTGGCCGTCGCCATCCTGTACGGCGTCTGGTCGAAGGAGCCTGCCGGCACCACCGCGCTCTTCCTGGCCTTCGGCCTGAGCGTCATGATCGGCTACTACCTGGCCTTCACGGCCAGGCGCGTGGACGCCATGGCCCAGGACAACAAGGAAGCCGACGTGGCCGACGAGGCCGGCGAGGTGGGGTTCTTCTCCCCGCACAGCTGGCAGCCGCTCGCGCTGGGCATCGGTGGCGCGCTCGCCTTCCTCGGCGTGGCGCTCGGCTGGTGGCTGCTGTACTTCTCCCTGCCAGTGATCCTGGTCGGTCTCTTCGGCTGGGTGTTCGAGTACTACCGCGGTGAGAGCCAGAACCAGTAA
- a CDS encoding L,D-transpeptidase, translating into MNHTPRIRAVSCIALVVSLGVVATACGGPDGHPLSAAPYDAARQVSFNAGSDSKVDPDKPLEVTSKGDGGRITDVTVMDEAGHYVAGELAADGVRWRSTAPLAAGAKYTVRVSTEDDEGAPGLRTMLFETAPAKSSLTAEFGPKAGTYGVGQPITAKLSLAVGDGRGRAVVERALKVTSKPAVEGSWHWVDDKTLHYRPKDYWPAGAVVNATSNLQGVKVAGKLYGGRSKPLKITIGDRLEAVTDAGSHTMTVMRNGEVIKTMPVTTGKPGFDTRNGIKVVLGKEYFVRMRSTSIGIAEGSSESYDLPVYYATRVTWSGEYVHAAPWSVGSQGSANVSHGCTGMSMENAEWFYKTVREGDIVKVVNSYGDMMDTFGNGFGDWNLSWDKWRQGSALVAGSDAAAGNVTEVSARLRPRV; encoded by the coding sequence ATGAACCACACGCCTCGTATCCGTGCCGTCAGCTGCATCGCGCTGGTCGTCTCCCTCGGTGTGGTCGCGACCGCGTGCGGCGGACCGGACGGACACCCGCTGTCCGCCGCGCCGTACGACGCAGCGCGGCAGGTGAGCTTCAACGCCGGGTCCGACTCCAAGGTGGACCCCGACAAGCCGCTGGAGGTCACCTCCAAGGGCGACGGCGGCCGGATCACCGACGTCACCGTCATGGACGAAGCGGGCCACTACGTCGCAGGCGAACTCGCCGCGGACGGCGTCCGCTGGCGCTCCACCGCCCCCCTCGCGGCCGGCGCGAAGTACACCGTCCGGGTCTCCACGGAGGACGACGAGGGCGCTCCGGGGCTGCGCACCATGCTCTTCGAGACGGCTCCCGCCAAGAGCTCCCTCACCGCCGAGTTCGGCCCCAAGGCCGGCACGTACGGCGTGGGGCAGCCCATCACGGCCAAGCTCAGCCTCGCCGTGGGCGACGGCAGGGGCCGGGCGGTCGTCGAACGCGCCCTGAAGGTCACCTCGAAGCCCGCGGTGGAGGGTTCCTGGCACTGGGTCGACGACAAGACCCTGCACTACCGCCCGAAGGACTACTGGCCCGCCGGGGCGGTCGTGAACGCCACGAGCAACCTCCAGGGCGTCAAGGTCGCCGGCAAGCTCTACGGCGGCCGCTCCAAGCCGCTGAAGATCACCATCGGCGACCGCCTCGAAGCCGTCACCGACGCCGGGTCGCACACCATGACGGTGATGCGCAACGGAGAAGTGATCAAGACCATGCCGGTCACCACCGGCAAGCCCGGCTTCGACACGCGCAACGGCATCAAGGTTGTGCTGGGCAAGGAGTACTTCGTACGGATGCGCAGCACCAGCATCGGCATCGCCGAGGGCAGCTCCGAGTCCTACGACCTGCCCGTCTACTACGCGACCCGGGTCACCTGGAGCGGCGAGTACGTCCACGCCGCGCCCTGGTCGGTCGGCTCGCAGGGCTCGGCGAACGTGAGCCACGGCTGCACCGGGATGTCCATGGAGAACGCCGAATGGTTCTACAAGACCGTTCGGGAGGGTGACATCGTCAAGGTCGTCAACAGCTACGGCGACATGATGGACACGTTCGGCAACGGCTTCGGGGACTGGAACCTGTCCTGGGACAAGTGGCGTCAGGGCAGCGCCCTGGTCGCCGGCTCCGACGCGGCGGCCGGCAACGTCACCGAGGTGTCCGCCCGGCTGCGTCCCCGGGTCTGA